A region of the Oceanihabitans sp. IOP_32 genome:
GGGCCATTTTATTTGCAATACTCACGGGTAAAACAAATATAAATGACACCAGCGTTTTTCTTACTTTAATTGTTGCCATCACAGTAGGTCAGGTTGCTTACAATATCGTGAAGGAAAAGAGTTTATCCAATATTCAAAAGGCGATTGTTCCCATTGTTCTTTCTGTTTCTGGAATAGGTGCGTATGCTTTACTCTACAATGGCGTGACTAATTTAATGTCAGACATGCCTTTTTCTGAAGTTCCTCAGCCACTTTCTGTATTGCAAATCGTATTTGGTGTAGTGTTTCTATTAGGCTTTTTTATTATGAAACTTGGGCTTTACAAAAAAATACCATGGCTCTATGTAAAACTGCTGAATTTATCTCAACCCAATAAAAAAACAATTCTTACCTATAAAATTTCAAACAAATGATTATGGAAAACTTCCAAAACAAAATCCAAAAAGCTTCTCAGGTCATTGGTACATCTTGGCCCCTATACTCCTTTGTAACCTCAAACCCATTAGCTGGATTCGAAAATAATCACTTTAAAGAAGCAATACAAAGTGTTAAAGAAACAAGAGGTGCTCGTGTTTTTCCCAAAGCTCAGGTGTATCGAAAAGCTTATCAAGAGGGAAGAATAAATGAAAAAGAATTAATTGACCTGCTTTCGGCAAACAACTTATTTGAAACTCCAGAACAATATCTTCAAAAGCTAGAATCTGTTCAAGAAATAAAAACCCAAAATTACGATTCAAAATTGGATCGGGTTATGGTAAAATGGTTGATGGCATTTATAGACGAAGGACTTGCAGAATGGGAAATGCCATTTAAGGAAGATGGGTTTTATAGTTCTTGGAGAATATTGGCAATTTATGATGAAGACATCAAGGTTAAATCATTATCGAAACTACCAAAAACAGCTACCGAAGTTTTTTCAAAAATCTTAATAAAATACTCAGATAAAGAGCAACTGGCCATAATGGAGCATCATATAAATGCTTTACCAGGTTGGGCAGGTTATATTAAACACAGGGAAGAAACTAATTCGCCTTGGCAACAAAAATATAGCATCACACTAGCCGATTACCTGGCTGTACGTTTATGGCTTGCCAATCATTTTAAAGTGTCACTTCTCCCTGATACAAATGACAAGCAGGCTCCTGATCCAAACGCAAAAATCCAATACCTATTTTTAAAAGCTTGGGAAAAGAGTTGGCAAAACAAGTTGATTTCCGAATTAAAAAATCAATCAAACAACATTTCTAATACTCCAAAAATACCTGATGCTCAAATGGTATTTTGTATCGACACTCGCTCAGAATTAATCCGAAGAAATGTTGAATCTAAAGGTAATTATGAAACTTTTGGTTATGCTGGTTTTTTTGGAATTGCAATGGATTATAAAAATTTGGAAAACGGATTATCCCGAAAGTCGTGTCCTCCTATTGTCCCTTCTGCCTATCAAGTTTCAGAAATAGCTCAAGAAAACAAAGAAAAACAGATTGTCCAATTTCAAAAGAAGAATGAAAGAAAAAAGTTTACCAATTATTTTCTAAAGCGGATGAAAAATATGCTTCCATCTGCATTTGGTTATGTGGAAGGTTCGGGCGTGTTTTACGCCGTTTCGTTGTTATCAAGAACGCTCTTTCCAGCACCCCTTTACAATCCAAAGCGAAATAATGAATTATCTCACGAGAATATTACTAAACCCAAAATATGCCATACTCATAAAGACGAAATCGATACGATTGACATTACATTAGAGGAAAAAACAACCATTGTAAAATCGGCTTTTGACCTTATGGGTTGGAATCAGTTCGCTCCCTTAGTCGTTTTTGTTGGACATGGAAGCCACTCGGCTAACAACCCATTTGCTTCAAGTTTAGATTGTGGCGCTTGTGCTGCTAGTCCGGGAAGACACAACGCTCGGATGCTTGCGAGGTTAGCCAATCAGCTTGAGGTTAGAAAAGCGTTAAAAGAAAAACACAAGATTACTATTCCCGAGACAACCCTTTTTCTTGGAGCAGAACACAATACCACAACAGACGAGATTGTTTTGTTTGATTCAGAATTACCAAGTTCACATAATGCCCAAATATCAAACTTGAAAAAAGATTTACAGCGAGCTCAAGAAACAGCAACACAAGAGCGTCTTGGAATTTCTAAAAATGGTATTTTGGCAGTTCATAAAAAAACAAACACTTGGTCAGAAACCAGACCAGAATGGGGTTTAGCAAAAAATGCTGGTTTTATTGTTGCCCCACGCTCACTCACTAAAGATATGAACCTGAATGGACATTGCTTTCTGCATTCCTACAATTGGGAATTGGATAAAAATGGGAAAGCTTTAGAGGGTATAATGCAGGGTCCAATGGTCGTTACCCAATGGATTAACAACCATTATTATTTTTCTACAGTTGATAATGAAACATTTGGAGGAGGATCTAAAATAAGCCACAATATTACTGGAAAGTTTGGTGTCGTTCAAGGTAATGGTGGTGATTTAAAAATTGGGCTTCCTTTACAATCTGTAAATGAAACAGACGAAAAGTTTTATCACCAACCATTACGGTTATCAGTTTTAATCCAAGCTCCAAAAGAAAACATTCAGGAAATTCTTCTTAAAAATGACAACCTCAAAACCTTATTGGACAACGAATGGATTTACCTTTTGGTAATGGATCCTACTTCAGAAAATAACGTAAGTCGATATCAAAAAGGAATGAAATGGGTAGAAACAAACAAAATGCAACATTTTTCAGAAAATGTTTTAGTAAAAAATTAATCGAAAACAAATTTTTATTAAATGATGAATGAAAAACATGGTGGCTATGATTTGTTTAAAGGGCGTCCTTTAATGGTGGCCTCCATGCACAAAACAACCTTAATCCTCTCTTTTTATTCTTCTGTTTATATACCTAAATTATAACTTTATTATAAAAAGCTAACTTAAAACACACAAAACCGTTAGTTTTAATTAACCAAAAATGCAGAAAAAATACTATAATATAATAACTCTAATTCTTCTTTCATTATTTATAAACTCTTGTGGAGTAAAAAAAATAATTTCAGAAAAGAATTATACTTATATACCAAAACACAATATTAATATTGAGAATCTAGGGAATGGAAAAATTTTATTTTTTAACGGAGAATATTATTGTCCACTTATTGAATGTGGAATAAAAACAAAAATGAATGTGCATTTTAATAATATCTCTTTTGGACAAATTAATTATGGTGAATATTTTATTGTTGAAATGGATTATGGAGAATATGATGTTCAACTGAAACATAGAGATGTATTCAATATGAAAAGTAAACATAAAATAATTATTAACGCTAATACGAAAGTTATAAAACTTAAACCAACAGCATTTTCTAATAGCATAAAAATCGTGAATGAATTACCGAAAGAATTTAAGTTTTTTAACCAAGTGACATCTGAAACAATAAACTAAAGTTAATCGAGTAAACGGGTAACGACCTAACAATCGCCACTACGCCTCTCACACCACCGTGCGTAAGGGTGTCGTACTCGACGGTTCGCAAACCATCTTTCCAATTGCTCTTTACACCAATCGGAACTATTTCGTACTTCATGAAATGGCTACAGATAGTTCTGTTCCTTGTCTAATTTCCGAAAGGATAGCGTTCTGTCCTTACTTTGGTGGTGAGACCTCCGCTTTGTATTAAAATCGG
Encoded here:
- a CDS encoding DUF2309 domain-containing protein — encoded protein: MENFQNKIQKASQVIGTSWPLYSFVTSNPLAGFENNHFKEAIQSVKETRGARVFPKAQVYRKAYQEGRINEKELIDLLSANNLFETPEQYLQKLESVQEIKTQNYDSKLDRVMVKWLMAFIDEGLAEWEMPFKEDGFYSSWRILAIYDEDIKVKSLSKLPKTATEVFSKILIKYSDKEQLAIMEHHINALPGWAGYIKHREETNSPWQQKYSITLADYLAVRLWLANHFKVSLLPDTNDKQAPDPNAKIQYLFLKAWEKSWQNKLISELKNQSNNISNTPKIPDAQMVFCIDTRSELIRRNVESKGNYETFGYAGFFGIAMDYKNLENGLSRKSCPPIVPSAYQVSEIAQENKEKQIVQFQKKNERKKFTNYFLKRMKNMLPSAFGYVEGSGVFYAVSLLSRTLFPAPLYNPKRNNELSHENITKPKICHTHKDEIDTIDITLEEKTTIVKSAFDLMGWNQFAPLVVFVGHGSHSANNPFASSLDCGACAASPGRHNARMLARLANQLEVRKALKEKHKITIPETTLFLGAEHNTTTDEIVLFDSELPSSHNAQISNLKKDLQRAQETATQERLGISKNGILAVHKKTNTWSETRPEWGLAKNAGFIVAPRSLTKDMNLNGHCFLHSYNWELDKNGKALEGIMQGPMVVTQWINNHYYFSTVDNETFGGGSKISHNITGKFGVVQGNGGDLKIGLPLQSVNETDEKFYHQPLRLSVLIQAPKENIQEILLKNDNLKTLLDNEWIYLLVMDPTSENNVSRYQKGMKWVETNKMQHFSENVLVKN